A stretch of the Gemmatimonadaceae bacterium genome encodes the following:
- a CDS encoding M28 family metallopeptidase: protein MRRIGFLAASSVAAIAFLPITTLPSTDTLPGFSAQSARLELDWESKFDAIPSPDTIRANMRRLSARPHHVGSPYDHDNAQWLLARFKSFGWDAHIEQFDVLFPTPRERVVELVAPTHFRAKLEEPAVAGDPTSSQHDEQLPPYNAYSADGDVTGPLVYVNYGIPSDYDELARHGISVKGAIVIARYGGSWRGIKPKVAAEHGAVGCLIYSDPRDDGYAQGDVFPKGPFRPRDGVQRGSVADMPLYSGDPLTPGVGAVPGAKRLTLAEAKTLTRIPVLPISYGDAEPLLAAMTGPVAPPAWRGALPVTYHLGPGAARVHLRVKSDWSTKPIYDVIAMLKGSTSPDEWVIRGNHHDGWVNGAGDPLSGQSALLEEARGLGELVRQGWHPRRTIVYAAWDGEEPGLLGSTEWVETHADELRGKAVAYINSDGNDRGYLNVGGSHTLERFVNDVARSIQDPETHLTVWKRSQLVRIERARSAAERSELRSPNGELPINALGSGSDYTPFLQHLGIASLNIGYGGEVSSAGVYHSVYDDFYWYTHFGDTSFVYGRALAQTGGTMVMRLADADLLPFDFSDLARTVHGYVGELEKLLDAERDSALERNRELGEGVFAATSDPWSPTNPPPAEAVPPHLDFSPLDNAIDSLTRSADRYARAAAAAHAKGMSNEAVLARVDALVMQSERRLTNAQGLPRRPWYVHELYAPGFYTGYGVKTIPAVREAIEQRNFTEAGREIPVVAQALTDEAALVDSAAAALGGT, encoded by the coding sequence ATGCGACGTATCGGTTTCCTTGCCGCCTCTTCCGTTGCCGCGATCGCGTTCCTGCCGATCACGACGCTTCCGTCAACCGACACGCTGCCTGGATTCTCCGCGCAGTCGGCTCGGCTCGAGCTCGATTGGGAATCGAAGTTCGACGCCATTCCATCCCCCGACACCATCCGCGCCAACATGCGCCGGTTGTCGGCGCGGCCGCACCACGTCGGGTCGCCGTACGATCACGACAATGCGCAGTGGCTGCTGGCGCGCTTCAAGTCGTTCGGCTGGGATGCGCACATCGAGCAATTCGACGTCCTCTTCCCGACGCCGCGCGAGCGAGTCGTCGAGCTGGTGGCGCCGACGCATTTCAGGGCGAAGCTCGAGGAGCCGGCCGTCGCCGGCGACCCTACATCGTCGCAGCACGACGAACAGCTTCCGCCGTACAACGCATACTCGGCCGACGGCGACGTGACCGGACCGCTCGTGTACGTGAACTACGGCATCCCGTCGGACTACGACGAGCTCGCGCGACACGGCATCTCGGTGAAGGGTGCGATCGTGATCGCGCGCTACGGCGGGTCGTGGCGCGGCATCAAGCCGAAGGTTGCCGCGGAGCATGGCGCGGTGGGTTGTCTCATTTACTCCGACCCGCGCGACGACGGCTACGCGCAGGGCGACGTGTTCCCGAAGGGGCCGTTCCGTCCGCGCGACGGCGTGCAGCGGGGCAGCGTGGCCGACATGCCGCTCTACTCGGGCGACCCGCTCACGCCCGGGGTGGGCGCGGTGCCGGGAGCCAAGCGCCTAACGCTAGCCGAAGCGAAGACGCTCACCCGGATTCCAGTGCTGCCGATTTCGTATGGCGACGCGGAGCCGCTCCTGGCGGCGATGACCGGTCCGGTGGCGCCGCCCGCATGGCGCGGCGCGCTGCCGGTGACGTATCACCTGGGACCGGGCGCCGCGCGCGTGCACCTGCGTGTGAAATCGGACTGGTCCACCAAGCCGATCTACGACGTGATCGCGATGCTCAAGGGGTCGACGAGCCCCGACGAGTGGGTGATTCGCGGCAATCACCACGACGGATGGGTGAACGGGGCCGGCGATCCGCTGTCGGGGCAATCGGCGCTGCTCGAGGAGGCCCGCGGGTTAGGCGAGCTGGTGCGCCAGGGCTGGCATCCGCGCCGGACCATCGTCTACGCGGCCTGGGACGGGGAAGAGCCCGGTCTGTTAGGCAGCACCGAGTGGGTCGAGACGCACGCCGATGAGCTCCGCGGCAAGGCGGTGGCGTACATCAACAGCGACGGCAACGATCGGGGATACCTCAACGTGGGCGGATCGCACACGCTCGAGCGCTTCGTGAACGACGTCGCGCGCAGCATCCAGGATCCCGAAACGCACCTCACGGTGTGGAAGCGCTCGCAGCTCGTGCGCATCGAACGCGCGCGGTCGGCCGCAGAACGCAGCGAGCTGCGCAGTCCGAACGGCGAGCTCCCGATCAACGCACTCGGCTCGGGCTCGGACTACACGCCCTTCCTCCAGCATCTGGGTATCGCGTCGCTCAACATCGGCTACGGCGGCGAGGTGAGCAGCGCCGGCGTGTATCACTCGGTGTACGACGACTTCTACTGGTACACGCACTTCGGCGACACATCGTTCGTGTACGGCCGCGCGCTCGCGCAGACGGGCGGCACCATGGTAATGCGCCTGGCCGATGCGGATCTCCTGCCGTTCGATTTCAGCGACCTCGCGCGCACGGTGCATGGCTACGTCGGCGAGCTGGAGAAACTGCTCGACGCAGAACGGGACAGCGCGCTGGAGCGGAACCGCGAGCTCGGCGAGGGCGTGTTCGCGGCGACCTCGGATCCCTGGTCGCCGACGAACCCGCCGCCGGCCGAGGCCGTGCCGCCGCACCTGGATTTTTCGCCGCTGGACAACGCCATCGACTCGCTCACGCGGAGCGCGGATCGCTACGCGCGCGCCGCGGCTGCCGCGCACGCAAAGGGGATGTCTAACGAGGCGGTGCTGGCGCGCGTCGACGCGCTCGTGATGCAGAGCGAGCGGCGCCTGACGAACGCCCAGGGCTTGCCGCGGCGCCCGTGGTACGTCCACGAGCTGTACGCGCCCGGCTTCTACACCGGCTACGGCGTCAAGACGATTCCGGCGGTGCGCGAAGCGATCGAGCAGCGCAACTTCACCGAGGCCGGCCGCGAAATCCCGGTGGTGGCGCAGGCCCTGACGGACGAAGCGGCCCTGGTCGACTCGGCCGCCGCAGCGTTAGGCGGGACGTGA
- a CDS encoding cation:proton antiporter, with protein sequence MGSATVPPISGHDLQILLLQIAGLMFLCRLLAEVMRRLGQPAVIGELLAGIVLGPSVLGHYAPDLFTAIFPQRSSQFHLLEVISSLGMIFLLLLTGIETDVRVMRRLGRPALMASVFGITVPFALGLALGLWMPDRYLAQTSQRAIFAAFIATAMAISAMPVIAKILIDLNLMKRNLGVVILSAGVVDDTVGWLVLSVIAGIATAGSFSAGSLAFTAIALVVFLGVMRWIVYPGFTRVIGWVNRSVPLIGADLTLILVATLLCSAITEAIGVHAVFGAFVFGLLVRQIPRVRAATLQTIETFVLASLSPIFFAFVGLKVDLWSLSGWQLPAIVLGIAVAGKLGGCYVGGRLGSLNRWESLALGVGMNARGAMELIVALIGLSLGLLTNEMYSIVVMIAVITSFLAPMFLRVVMKHVPVTDEERRRLEPGDRTLLPSTGAVRVLVPTAGGPNAMAAFALAAPIVRAHEGTLTAMYVDSERAHQRWPRLRGERTSSLAGFGLDGHLESAAELLTDQQKRFVVRRVRSATPTTAILDEAARDYDLVFIGAAPRHLVSRSAVGDVVSRLRMPVVIVRGADGTAPTIYERVVVPLDGSVFSRAAAEFAFLYAASAGAQVTLLHVINEARVTTGALAVPELRASHAVAEFEAETLENRIRGDLAKLAASAGIDPRVRILASGDPAATIIEQSHAGHYDLLVLGAENKLLAQPLFFGQGTASIVERAGCTTAVVVPHLA encoded by the coding sequence ATGGGTTCTGCGACGGTGCCGCCGATTTCGGGGCACGACTTACAGATCCTGCTGCTGCAGATCGCCGGCTTGATGTTCCTCTGCCGGCTGCTCGCGGAAGTGATGCGGCGACTCGGCCAGCCGGCGGTGATCGGCGAGCTGTTGGCCGGCATCGTCCTCGGCCCGTCGGTGCTCGGGCACTATGCGCCCGATCTCTTCACCGCGATTTTCCCGCAGCGGTCGTCGCAGTTCCATCTGCTCGAGGTGATCTCGAGCCTCGGCATGATCTTCCTGCTGCTGCTCACCGGCATCGAGACCGATGTCCGCGTGATGCGGCGGTTGGGCCGGCCGGCGCTCATGGCGTCGGTGTTCGGCATCACGGTTCCGTTCGCCCTCGGCCTTGCGTTAGGCCTGTGGATGCCGGACCGCTACCTGGCGCAGACCAGCCAACGTGCGATCTTCGCCGCGTTCATCGCGACGGCGATGGCGATCTCGGCGATGCCCGTGATCGCGAAGATTCTCATCGATCTCAACTTGATGAAGCGCAACCTCGGCGTCGTGATTCTTTCAGCCGGGGTCGTGGACGATACGGTCGGCTGGCTCGTGCTGTCGGTGATCGCCGGGATCGCGACCGCCGGATCGTTCTCCGCCGGGTCGCTCGCGTTCACGGCGATCGCGCTCGTCGTGTTCCTCGGCGTGATGCGCTGGATCGTGTATCCGGGATTCACGCGCGTCATCGGCTGGGTCAATCGCAGCGTGCCGCTGATCGGCGCGGACCTCACCCTCATTTTGGTCGCCACGCTGTTGTGCTCCGCCATCACGGAAGCGATCGGCGTGCACGCGGTGTTCGGCGCGTTCGTGTTCGGGCTGCTCGTGCGGCAGATCCCGCGTGTGCGCGCGGCGACGCTGCAGACGATCGAGACGTTCGTGCTCGCCTCGCTGTCGCCGATCTTCTTTGCGTTCGTCGGACTGAAGGTCGACCTGTGGTCGCTCTCGGGGTGGCAGCTGCCGGCGATCGTGCTGGGCATCGCGGTGGCGGGCAAGCTGGGAGGCTGCTACGTGGGCGGCCGCCTCGGGTCGCTCAACCGCTGGGAGTCGCTTGCGTTAGGCGTCGGGATGAACGCCCGCGGCGCGATGGAGCTGATCGTCGCGCTGATCGGATTGTCGCTCGGTCTGTTGACGAACGAGATGTACTCGATCGTCGTGATGATCGCGGTGATCACATCGTTCCTGGCGCCGATGTTCCTGCGCGTCGTCATGAAGCACGTGCCGGTGACGGACGAAGAGCGGCGGCGCCTCGAGCCCGGCGACCGCACGCTGCTGCCGTCCACCGGCGCGGTGCGCGTGCTCGTGCCGACGGCGGGCGGGCCTAACGCAATGGCGGCGTTCGCCCTGGCCGCGCCGATCGTCCGCGCGCACGAGGGCACGCTGACCGCGATGTACGTCGACTCCGAGCGCGCGCATCAGCGGTGGCCCCGGCTGCGCGGCGAACGCACCTCGTCGCTGGCCGGCTTCGGACTGGACGGCCACCTCGAGAGCGCCGCCGAGCTGTTGACCGACCAACAGAAGCGATTCGTCGTGCGCCGCGTGCGATCGGCGACGCCGACCACCGCCATTCTCGACGAAGCCGCCCGCGACTACGATCTGGTGTTCATCGGCGCCGCGCCGCGCCACCTGGTGAGCCGCTCGGCCGTGGGCGACGTGGTGAGCCGGCTCCGCATGCCGGTCGTCATCGTCCGCGGCGCAGACGGCACGGCGCCGACCATTTACGAGCGCGTGGTCGTGCCGCTCGATGGCAGCGTCTTCTCGCGCGCCGCCGCCGAGTTCGCGTTTCTGTACGCGGCATCCGCGGGCGCGCAGGTGACGCTGCTGCACGTGATCAACGAAGCGCGCGTGACGACGGGCGCGCTCGCCGTGCCCGAGCTGCGGGCATCGCACGCGGTGGCGGAATTTGAGGCGGAGACGCTGGAGAATCGCATCCGCGGAGATCTGGCGAAATTGGCCGCCTCGGCGGGTATCGATCCGCGCGTCCGCATCCTGGCCAGCGGCGACCCGGCGGCGACGATCATCGAGCAATCGCACGCCGGCCACTACGACCTGCTCGTGTTAGGCGCGGAGAACAAGCTGCTCGCGCAGCCGCTGTTCTTCGGTCAGGGCACGGCGTCGATCGTCGAGCGCGCGGGGTGCACGACGGCGGTCGTCGTTCCGCACCTCGCCTGA
- a CDS encoding phosphoketolase family protein, whose amino-acid sequence MSAPLRALATSGREQMKSSIELLDRTFLAANYLSAAELYLKDNVLLREPLAPRHIKARLLGHWGTVPGINLLYAHLGRLIRDRGQRVLLVVGTGHGAPGVLANTFLEGTLGERYPEYSRDAAGVQAMVRAFSWPGGFPSHLTALTPGTLHEGGELGYSLVHAAGAAMDNRALLVACLIGDGEAETGPLAGSWHWHRFMNPVRDGVVLPILHLNGYKLSGPSLLARFSADELAEYFAGMGYEAREVAGDERALVHRAMWDALDWASDRLGEHRNAARDGGASQQPWPLIVLRTPKGWTGPKSLDGQAIENTFHAHQIPIEDPATNPDHLRALERWLRSYHPEELFDADGRPAPDVTAMYPVGDMRLGACPAANGGALLVPLVCPDPTPVSVDAAAPGETIIENTKVLGSYLREVFNANEDAANFRLFCPDETSSNRLQNVFESTLRAWMLPLVPTDEYLSMTGRVLEILSEHCCEGWLEGYVLSGRHGIFACYEAFLTIVDSMVQQFAKWQKMAAEVKWRVPTASLNLLVTSHVWEQDHNGYSHQGPSLMNLLLTKKAATTRVFLPPDANSLLAVTRRCLESRGDINLIVASKKPMPQWLDVEEADAQCSAGASHWAWAGTDPSHADIVLAAAGDVPARESVAAAWWLRRVAPDLRVRVVNIIDLLALESPDDNPHGIDAQRFDALFGATMPVVMAFHGYPSAVHEIIHHRPHPQRFHVRGYVEEGTTTTPFNMLVLNGMSRFQLAIEALRRCARTDGIDQLEGKLAEHGRYIVENGEDMPEIQRWRWSA is encoded by the coding sequence ATGAGTGCTCCTCTGCGCGCGCTCGCGACGTCCGGCCGTGAGCAGATGAAGAGCAGCATTGAGCTGCTGGATCGGACATTCCTCGCCGCGAACTATCTGTCCGCCGCGGAGCTCTACCTCAAAGACAACGTGTTGCTGCGCGAACCGCTCGCGCCGCGACACATCAAGGCCCGATTGCTCGGGCACTGGGGCACCGTCCCCGGCATCAATTTGTTGTACGCGCACCTGGGACGGCTCATACGCGACCGCGGGCAGCGCGTCCTGCTTGTCGTTGGGACCGGCCACGGCGCACCCGGCGTGCTGGCGAATACGTTCCTCGAGGGAACGTTAGGCGAGCGGTATCCCGAATACTCGCGCGACGCGGCCGGCGTGCAGGCGATGGTGCGCGCGTTTTCGTGGCCCGGCGGATTCCCGAGCCACCTCACGGCGCTCACGCCGGGCACGCTGCACGAGGGTGGTGAGCTCGGATACTCGCTCGTGCACGCGGCCGGCGCGGCGATGGACAATCGCGCGCTGTTGGTCGCGTGTCTCATCGGCGACGGCGAGGCCGAGACCGGTCCGCTTGCCGGCTCGTGGCACTGGCATCGGTTCATGAATCCGGTCCGCGATGGCGTCGTGCTGCCGATCCTGCATCTCAACGGTTACAAGCTCTCGGGACCATCGCTGCTGGCGCGGTTCAGCGCCGACGAACTTGCCGAATATTTCGCGGGAATGGGCTACGAGGCGCGGGAAGTCGCGGGCGACGAGCGCGCGCTCGTACACCGCGCGATGTGGGACGCACTCGACTGGGCGTCCGATCGGTTAGGCGAACACCGCAATGCGGCGCGCGACGGCGGCGCGAGCCAGCAGCCGTGGCCGCTCATCGTGCTGCGTACGCCAAAGGGCTGGACCGGACCCAAGAGTCTCGACGGCCAGGCTATCGAGAACACGTTCCACGCGCACCAGATTCCGATCGAAGACCCGGCCACCAACCCGGACCACCTGCGCGCGCTGGAGCGCTGGCTGCGCAGCTATCACCCGGAAGAGCTGTTCGACGCCGACGGCCGCCCCGCGCCGGACGTGACGGCGATGTACCCGGTTGGTGACATGCGGTTAGGCGCGTGCCCGGCGGCAAACGGCGGCGCGCTGCTCGTGCCGCTCGTGTGCCCGGATCCGACTCCTGTGTCGGTGGACGCGGCCGCGCCCGGCGAAACGATCATCGAGAACACCAAGGTGTTAGGCAGCTACCTGCGCGAAGTCTTCAACGCCAACGAGGACGCGGCCAACTTCCGGCTCTTCTGCCCCGACGAGACGTCGTCCAACCGCTTGCAGAACGTGTTCGAGTCGACCCTCCGCGCCTGGATGCTCCCGCTCGTGCCGACGGATGAATACCTCTCGATGACGGGCCGGGTGCTGGAAATCCTGAGCGAACACTGCTGCGAGGGCTGGCTCGAGGGGTACGTGCTGTCGGGCCGCCACGGAATCTTCGCGTGCTACGAGGCGTTTCTCACCATCGTCGACTCGATGGTCCAGCAGTTTGCCAAGTGGCAGAAGATGGCAGCCGAGGTGAAGTGGCGGGTGCCGACCGCGTCGCTGAACCTGCTCGTGACCAGCCACGTGTGGGAGCAGGATCACAACGGCTACAGCCATCAGGGTCCGTCATTGATGAACCTGCTGCTCACCAAGAAGGCGGCGACGACACGCGTGTTCTTGCCGCCCGATGCGAACTCGCTGCTCGCCGTGACTCGCCGCTGTCTCGAGAGCCGTGGCGACATCAACCTCATCGTCGCGTCGAAGAAGCCGATGCCGCAGTGGCTCGACGTGGAGGAAGCGGATGCGCAGTGCTCCGCCGGCGCATCGCACTGGGCGTGGGCGGGCACCGACCCATCGCATGCCGACATCGTGCTCGCGGCGGCCGGCGACGTGCCGGCGCGGGAATCCGTGGCGGCCGCCTGGTGGCTGAGGCGCGTGGCGCCCGATCTGCGCGTCCGCGTCGTCAACATCATCGACTTGTTGGCGCTCGAGTCGCCGGACGACAACCCGCACGGCATCGATGCCCAACGATTCGATGCGTTGTTCGGTGCGACCATGCCCGTCGTGATGGCGTTTCACGGATATCCGAGCGCCGTGCATGAGATCATCCACCACCGGCCGCATCCACAGCGCTTCCACGTGCGCGGGTACGTCGAGGAGGGCACGACGACCACGCCGTTCAACATGCTCGTCCTCAACGGCATGAGCCGTTTTCAGCTGGCGATCGAGGCGCTGCGCCGCTGCGCGCGCACGGACGGCATCGACCAGCTCGAGGGAAAGCTGGCCGAGCACGGGCGGTACATTGTGGAGAACGGCGAGGACATGCCCGAGATCCAGCGGTGGCGCTGGTCCGCCTAA
- a CDS encoding S41 family peptidase — protein MSGFRQMRTVVVAAALAAAAGVAIVVGMAASRQSKRDERGARLFDEVRRLVATRGVDSISDDSLFVKAANGMVSAIGDPYASLFSRTAMAGFLRNDIGNAYGGLGMSLERQPGGIAVTGVFQHSPAALGGVMTGDEIVAINGTPVAKLPRDRVSQLLVGEPGSGVDLTFLRAGITTPIRTHFVRAIVRPQAVPFAMVIGDHTGYIPLQRFNETADSEMASAVAGLKQRGARSFVIDLRGNPGGDVAQALAVSNLFLRAGQEIAELRQRGEPAQSYRARIPPLVRSEPVVLLVDHYTASASEIVAGALQDHDRAVIVGETSFGKGVVQSLFNLDGGYALKLTTGRWYTPSGRSIQRAHTFDGAPDTSVNPLADTAPPAHRPRYKSDGGRTVLGGGGITPDVTVASDTLTSAEQHLAREFAPKAAQTRTALFDVARGLRTTVRGDFIVLPEWREAFYRELRASGVNVDRATFEAAEPWVDRLLEQQIATIAFGDSSAFRRSAPSDAPLQRALTMLEHASTQTQLWSLAQRGVANGL, from the coding sequence ATGTCCGGATTCCGGCAGATGCGGACTGTCGTGGTGGCTGCGGCGCTCGCGGCCGCCGCCGGCGTGGCCATCGTGGTCGGCATGGCGGCCAGCCGCCAGAGCAAGCGGGACGAGCGGGGCGCCCGGCTGTTCGACGAAGTGCGCCGGCTGGTGGCGACGCGCGGCGTCGACTCGATCTCCGACGACTCGCTGTTCGTGAAGGCGGCGAACGGCATGGTGAGCGCGATCGGTGATCCGTACGCGAGCCTGTTCTCGCGCACCGCCATGGCGGGCTTCCTCCGCAACGACATCGGCAACGCGTACGGTGGGTTAGGCATGTCGCTCGAGCGGCAGCCGGGCGGCATCGCGGTGACCGGCGTGTTCCAGCACTCGCCGGCTGCGTTAGGCGGCGTGATGACCGGCGACGAGATCGTCGCCATCAACGGCACGCCCGTGGCCAAGCTCCCCCGCGATCGCGTCTCGCAGCTGCTCGTCGGTGAGCCCGGCTCCGGCGTCGACCTCACGTTCCTCCGCGCCGGCATCACGACGCCCATCCGCACCCACTTCGTGCGCGCCATCGTCCGGCCGCAGGCCGTGCCGTTCGCGATGGTGATCGGCGACCACACCGGCTACATCCCGCTGCAGCGCTTCAACGAGACCGCGGACAGCGAGATGGCCAGCGCGGTCGCCGGACTCAAACAACGCGGTGCACGCTCGTTCGTGATCGACCTGCGCGGCAACCCCGGCGGCGATGTGGCGCAGGCGCTGGCGGTGAGCAACCTGTTCCTCCGCGCCGGGCAGGAAATCGCCGAGCTCAGACAACGCGGCGAACCGGCACAGAGCTATCGCGCGCGCATCCCGCCCCTGGTGCGATCGGAGCCCGTCGTGCTGCTCGTCGATCACTACACGGCGTCGGCATCCGAGATCGTCGCCGGCGCGCTGCAAGATCACGATCGCGCCGTGATCGTCGGCGAGACGTCGTTCGGCAAAGGCGTCGTGCAATCGCTGTTCAACCTCGACGGCGGCTACGCGCTCAAGCTGACCACCGGACGCTGGTACACGCCGAGTGGGCGTAGCATCCAGCGCGCGCACACGTTCGATGGCGCGCCGGACACGTCGGTCAATCCACTGGCCGATACCGCGCCGCCTGCGCACCGGCCGCGCTACAAGAGCGACGGCGGACGCACGGTCCTCGGCGGGGGCGGCATCACGCCCGATGTGACGGTCGCGTCGGACACACTCACGAGCGCCGAGCAGCATCTCGCGCGCGAATTCGCGCCCAAGGCCGCGCAAACGCGCACGGCTCTGTTCGACGTTGCGCGCGGACTTCGCACCACGGTGCGCGGCGATTTCATCGTGCTGCCGGAGTGGCGCGAAGCGTTCTACCGAGAGCTGCGCGCATCAGGGGTGAACGTCGACCGCGCGACGTTCGAAGCCGCGGAGCCGTGGGTTGACCGGCTCCTCGAGCAGCAGATTGCAACCATCGCGTTCGGTGACTCGAGCGCGTTCCGTCGCTCGGCGCCGAGCGATGCACCGCTGCAGCGCGCGCTCACGATGCTCGAGCACGCATCGACACAGACGCAGCTCTGGTCTCTGGCGCAGCGAGGGGTGGCGAACGGCCTCTAA
- a CDS encoding glycoside hydrolase family 27 protein, which translates to MSARVGLFVVALVMGSLAPTPPFHAPLPTLAPGNGLALTPPLGWNSWNHFHCGVNEQMIRETADAMVSSGMRDAGYRYVVIDDCWQVARDANGVLVADSTRFPHGIKSLADYVHAKGLLFGIYTDAGTNTCQGRPGTLGHEDLDARTFADWGVDYVKEDWCHAAKLDAPTQYAKFRDALARTGRPIVFSICEWGSNQPWEWAPRVGNLWRTTDDIEDTWSSMLDNLDQSGQHAAAASPGAWNDPDMLEVGNGGMTADEYRAHFSLWAIMAAPLIAGNDLRHMSPETVQTLTNREVIAVDQDSLGAQGILVWERPPELQVWAKPLGDGSRAIALLNRSSAPAKITASFARAGLRTDSAQIRDLWQHKNLGTFARQFESVVPPHAAMLLRATPVR; encoded by the coding sequence GTGTCCGCTCGCGTCGGATTGTTCGTCGTTGCGTTGGTCATGGGCTCACTCGCGCCGACGCCGCCATTCCATGCGCCGCTGCCGACATTGGCGCCTGGCAACGGCCTCGCGCTCACGCCGCCGCTGGGGTGGAACAGCTGGAACCACTTTCACTGCGGCGTCAATGAGCAGATGATCCGCGAGACCGCGGACGCAATGGTATCGAGCGGCATGCGCGACGCCGGTTATCGCTATGTGGTGATCGATGATTGTTGGCAAGTCGCGCGCGATGCCAACGGCGTACTCGTCGCCGATTCGACGCGGTTTCCGCACGGCATCAAGTCGCTCGCCGATTACGTCCACGCGAAGGGATTGTTGTTCGGCATCTATACCGACGCCGGAACCAACACGTGTCAGGGTCGCCCTGGGACCCTCGGCCACGAAGACCTGGATGCGCGCACGTTCGCCGACTGGGGCGTCGACTACGTGAAGGAAGATTGGTGTCACGCCGCGAAGCTCGATGCGCCCACGCAGTACGCAAAGTTCCGCGATGCGCTCGCGCGCACCGGACGCCCGATCGTATTCAGCATCTGCGAATGGGGATCGAATCAGCCGTGGGAGTGGGCGCCCCGCGTCGGCAACCTGTGGCGAACCACGGATGACATCGAAGACACGTGGAGCTCGATGCTGGACAATCTCGACCAGTCGGGCCAACATGCGGCCGCCGCGAGTCCGGGCGCGTGGAACGATCCCGACATGCTCGAGGTGGGCAACGGCGGCATGACCGCCGACGAATATCGCGCGCACTTCAGTTTGTGGGCGATCATGGCTGCGCCGCTCATCGCCGGCAACGACCTGCGCCACATGTCGCCGGAAACCGTGCAGACGCTCACCAACCGCGAGGTGATTGCGGTGGATCAGGATTCGTTAGGCGCGCAGGGCATTCTGGTGTGGGAACGGCCGCCCGAGCTCCAGGTCTGGGCCAAGCCCTTGGGCGACGGCTCGCGCGCGATCGCCTTACTCAACCGCTCGTCCGCGCCGGCGAAGATCACCGCCTCCTTCGCGCGCGCCGGCCTGCGCACCGACTCGGCGCAAATCCGTGACCTCTGGCAGCACAAAAATCTCGGCACGTTCGCCCGTCAGTTCGAGAGCGTCGTCCCGCCGCACGCCGCCATGCTGCTCCGCGCGACACCCGTTCGCTAA
- a CDS encoding peptidylprolyl isomerase: MMLARTTRGKRQALGMSLDSVPVHGASCVVRSSGSCAEAIAFAVVCVAAAGCHRSQSASFNAAAPARTVLRDPSNAFWQTRAPDRFFVRFETTKGAFVVGAVRAWAPRGVDRFYQLVRSGYFDDSRFSRVRAGYIVQFGIAGDPAIAQRWRDQRIGDDSVRHTNARGTCAFAMTGPDTRTTQIYINLRDNPQLDAQGFAPLGSVVRGMDVVDRLNSEYGETAGGGMRGGKQGPVFEGGNDYLDRNYPRLDHLISATIVRAP, from the coding sequence ATGATGCTGGCGCGCACGACGCGAGGCAAGCGCCAGGCGTTGGGCATGTCACTGGACAGCGTGCCCGTCCATGGCGCATCATGTGTCGTGCGGAGCTCAGGATCGTGCGCGGAAGCCATCGCCTTCGCGGTGGTGTGCGTCGCAGCCGCGGGATGCCATCGGTCGCAGAGCGCTTCGTTCAACGCGGCGGCTCCGGCGCGCACGGTGCTGCGCGATCCGTCGAACGCGTTCTGGCAAACGCGCGCGCCCGATCGCTTCTTCGTCCGCTTCGAGACGACCAAAGGCGCGTTCGTGGTCGGCGCAGTCCGCGCGTGGGCGCCTCGCGGCGTCGACCGGTTCTACCAGCTCGTGCGCTCCGGATATTTCGATGACTCGCGGTTCTCGCGTGTGCGCGCCGGATACATCGTGCAATTCGGCATCGCGGGCGATCCCGCAATCGCACAGCGATGGCGCGACCAGCGCATCGGCGACGACAGCGTTCGTCACACGAACGCGCGCGGAACCTGCGCGTTCGCGATGACCGGACCCGACACGCGCACGACGCAGATCTACATCAACCTGCGTGACAACCCGCAGCTGGATGCGCAGGGCTTCGCGCCGCTCGGCTCCGTCGTTCGCGGCATGGACGTGGTGGATCGATTGAATTCGGAGTACGGCGAGACGGCGGGCGGCGGCATGCGCGGCGGTAAGCAGGGACCGGTGTTCGAGGGCGGCAACGATTACCTCGATCGCAATTATCCCCGGCTCGATCATCTCATCAGCGCGACGATCGTGCGCGCGCCATGA